In Synchiropus splendidus isolate RoL2022-P1 chromosome 11, RoL_Sspl_1.0, whole genome shotgun sequence, the DNA window CATTCTCCAATGGTTCATAAAAGTTCAACCCATATGTCTAGATATTTACATGGATAACACAATACAAAAGATATGAATGAGCAACAGTCATGTCAGGGTCAAAGAAAGAACTGAAGTTACGCTGGAATATTGAAGCTCAATGCTTCAATATGAAACTTGCAATTATGCTGAGCAATATTTGAGGCCAGGAGTCCAGCAACAGCACGAATAACACATCAACAAACCGGGACTATTTTGCTGTATTTTACCTCTGCTGTTCCCACATGTCAACACAGTAATCTGGCTGTAATATTTGGGTGGTAGGTGTCAAGAGAGCCACACCTTGATGGTCAAACAAAATGCAGAGAAAATAATGGGGGAAATAATgtgataaaaacaaatgaagctccaaTATTCATATTCTGTTCCCGCTGCGAAGAGACAAAGAATTCAAACACTAAGGTTCCTGCACAGCAGAAGAAAAGTGTGGAAGTGGACGAGTCACCTCTCCCCTCCACCTCTGCAACGTCTCCATCGACCTCGTGcgactgcacaaacacacacactcacacacacaaaggacaACTGTTCCTGCTTCTGGCTACTGttcacaacacaacactgtgTCGCCATGGCGAAGGCCTATCATCACTTCCTGTaacagctgcagctgaggagccaCAGTGGAGATCACTAAATCACTCGCTCTGCTTTTACAAACCCCAAAATAACCTCCATGTCCACAGCCTTCTACAACATTAGAAGGCTCCCCATTTTGTTTTCTAATGATGGTGTGAAGCAGCGCGGCAATATAAACAGCTGCTTCCCTATGAGCATCAGCCAGCAAAACCATTAAACTCTCATCAGCTGGGCTCCACTGCCATCTCACTATATGTTATTATAGAATGAAACACCCAATTCTGCTGTTCAATCTGTGGGAAATAAAGTTCAATGATGGGATCATTTAAACACGAGCTACGCTTCAGGGATACCGGCATTCAATTTCCAGCGAATGTCGCTGGCACTCAGCTTTAAGTTGAAACTCATCTGAGAGTCGCAGCCTTGAAATTTGTCTCTGAGCAACATCATTGTCTGGTTAAACGTCTTTGCACGTCACAGTCAAAGGTCAACAGGTGACACTCCACTCTTCCACTGCTCAAACAAGCCTCACGTTTTTACACTATTTACAGCAAAACACAAGCTGACAACCCAAAGAGAGTATATTGCTACTGCAGGAGCCCAGGTGCCGTAATGGTCTGACCCGCGAACTGACAGAGTCAACACTAACATGCGGAGTTTTTGTTTTAGGTTGCTCAACAACTCACAGGCACTTTGTTAAAAACCACGACAAGCCTTCCCGGCAGCAACAGAAGGCAGCGACATTCAAGGTCAGACCCAAATCACAAAAGCCCTCGACACCTTctacaaataaatcaaacatCCTGCTCATGCATATCAAAGTGATACAGCGATGGATCAGCTGAAGGGTTGGTGCCTTGCATTCACTCGGCAACACATGCTGCTCAGGCCAACCAAAGAAATCCCtgacaataaataaaccagAGTGTTCCAGTCATGGTGTGAGGACACCGCTGAATATTTGTTTGGGGGTCGATTCATTTGCATCAATGAATGTAAATTAAAATCTGAACATTTCACTTTCAAATATAAGTTTGAATGAGAAGGAAAGTGGAGCAAAAGATAGTCATTGCCATAAAAAAATAGCTTCTTCTTATGGATGCTCTTGCGACTTATCAACTTCAACTGCTTTCAGTTTGAAGCTCACACATGGAAAACTTTCTGTTCAGCAGAGCTGGAGTCAACCATGCTATAGTTGCCAGCAGCGCTCAGATTTCCAGCGCTGCAGAGTGTTTTGTTCTCAATTCTACGTCGGTAGTATCATTTTTTTGACATCAGAGATGATAAATCGGATTCATTTGCCCCCGTTTTTCAATATCCAATGGTATTAATGGGTGAGGAGGAGCTCAAGaggcagaacatgaaatgaggTAGCAACAGTGATTTGACACTAGAGGAAGTAAGAGAATGTAATAGTGTCGGAAATAATCGATAACAATGAGGCAAAGTGCAAAAGAGTAAGAAAATAGTGTCGGCGTGATGAGAGAAGTCCGATTTGGGTCTTTAGTTCAGTGGCTCGGTTCAGTAGGAGTTGGGCGGTTGTCTTGTATCGGCACCGTGAGGATGGTCTTCACATCCGTAGGCGCTGCTGGGGGTCTGTAAAGGGGGGCTCAGAGTCGTCCATCGGCAGCACCAGACGCGTGCCCCTCATGACCAACTCGTGGTCTCCGTACGTCAGCTCTTTGTCCACGTCCTCCGAGTTGGCTCCGGAAAAGGAGATGGCGCTGCTGGTGTGGGCGCCGCTGGCGTCTGTGCTGACCGTGATGTCGCCGTAGGTCAGGTTGATGTCCCCGTCGGTTAGGATCAGGTCCGAGTCGTCGTCCTTCAGCTGGCACTCGTTCTGTCGAGGAGAGAGTCGAAGGATGTCAATAAGAGCAGATGGATGTGTCATTGACATGCAATGTAAGGCCACTTGTGCTAtgagaaaagtgttttgtttcgcCTCCTGTTGGATGAACTTTCCTTATTGTAGACTCAACTAGATCCACTTCCATCATTGTTTCTCTGCGTTTTAGAGGTGAAAGCTTTTCATCATTCATGGTAATTCTACACACGTAGACATCTGTACTTGTTAatcctgccttgtggggaccaattcctgacaaaacaccatccttgtggggaccattatGCATGAATTTGACTTCAACATTTGTAGATCACTATGATTAggttggttaggtttaaggtgagaggctggtgaatgagaaacctcacaatgtccccacaaggacaacaacacaaatgtgtgtgtgtgtgggctttaTACTGCCGTTTatactgccttgtggggaccgattgTTGACAAAATACTATCTTCATGGGGATCTTATGTCTtcatggggaccttttgctggtccccacaggtccaaacctcaatttgagaatttgAAAATAAccattacaattgggtttcgagtcctggtgaaggtgagccatgtgtttggagggttaggtttagggtgagaggctggggaaagggttaagtCAATgcgaaacctcacaatgtctccACAGGGATAGTAATGTGCGATACTTgtagggaccaattcttggaaattCTTGACCTCAtggacttgtggggacattttgccagTCCCTGCAAGTTTCAGTCTCAAtatgaggattaaaacttcaagaTGACAGGGCCATGATAGTTTGGGGAAattattatggcaatgagaggtcctcacaaagacgaCTGAGCAAACAAGCGTATGGGTGGGTGTGCTTGAGGGATGTGcgtgtgtggatggatggatggatgggtggatggatgggtggatggatgggcggATGGACGGTTGGGCAGCTACACAGATCGATCTCACCTCATAGGCCTGCGGGCTGGTGAGGAAGCGAGCCAGGGGCCCACAACACGGAGGCAGTGTGGCAGTCAGTGGGGGTCCGCTGTGGGTAAGGATGGGCTTCAGGTAGCTAGAGAGGGTTTGAGTTAAGAACCATTCACggcaacacgttttcagacagCGCTCAAGGTAAAAACTGATTCAAATATGAGCAGTTTCATCATCAATGTCATCAACGCCCCCTAATGTCTGACTGAACTATTGCACTTGGAACAACAATACTGAGGATTCGACTAGACTGCCTCATGTCTCATGATATAATCGTGGTATGGAATCCGTGTCTGACTGCATACAAGTGTGTTGATTTATTCACAGGTTGCTCTTGAGTTATTTTAACTTTATGAAAATGTGTTAAACTCATAGTAGATGTTACTGACAGTCGAGCGAAGGATACTTGTGGTCGAAGTTGTACCAAATTCTAAAAAGCCAGGCGCTTTCTTGCTTGGTGCTTCGCCTCTCGGGCCCTTCGGTGACGCTCATCTGTTCAAACATTTCatcaatcatttttgttttggaagagTACCAACAAACTTATTCGAAGTTTACTCACAGAATTATCTTGGTCTGAGTCCACACCCACTCTGTCAAGAAAACAGATTCAAATTCACACGCTGGAACTGGTCATGTCTTAACCATGTGAGTGAGGACGTTGTACCGGATGCGCTGGCAGGACAACATCTGGGTCGTGCCGCCTCCGCAGAACCACACCGTGAAGAAGACGATGAGCAGAGTGGTGGTGAACATCATCTGTCGGGCGTATGTGGCTGTATCCCTGATGGACAGAGCAAAGGTCATCGCCCCTCGGAGCCCTGAAAGCAAACACCATGCAGACATTCTGTTATGCTCTGAAGAGACATTTGGAAACTCTTGAACAATTGATGAAACAAAAGGCTGCTGAAGCCGCTGTTTATTGAGCTAAACTGCTCATTTCAGAACTTCATTTCAAGAGAGAAGCGGTTTTGTAAGTCTTTTCTCAATCACCATGGTGCAATTTTGAAATCTGGTCCCAGAGCACGTCTGCTCTGTCGCAACCGCTCTGCaaacaaattcaatgttcttGTCCTTATCGTCTTATTAACACGGCGACTGCTAACAGCACTTCTTCCTCCACAGTTCTGCCAGGCTCATCTCATCCACTGAGGTGACATTTTTGCTGCTCCCCTCTGAGCGCTGCTCTCCCTACTGATGAGACagggtttaaaaaacaaacaaacaaaaaagccccaaaatgactaaataaaccgaagcttcaaaaataaaataagcaaacaaataaaaatgaattcacCATTTCTGGTAGATATCCCATCGCCTGCTTATCTGATCTATGACTGTTGTGGGGGGCGTCCAGAAGACTAAAGGAGAGTCTGAAATTCCACTTGACTTTTGAAACTAAAATATTATGAAACAAGGACAAGATTGTTGTCCTCGTAAAGTGTAATTACGCCATGACTTTACACGCCTAATACATGTATTATATATCGTTTAATTTCTTTATGCACATCTTATTAAAAGATTCTCAGTATAAATgatgttgtgatgtttttttctcaatatcttttagttatttatttattcattttacgaCAAGAAATAACGCTAAATGAGTGTCACACATTAAAGTAATCTTGATTAATTCACTAATCTAATCCAATAAAATATAACAGATGGAGGAAAGAAAAACTGACAAGGAGCAAAATTATATAAAGAATTAAAAGTGAGATACAATCAAATTGAAGCAGTGtcgtctgacctcatgagggccacatgaatgaATGCAACGGGCCGGGTTGGGCCCCCAGGCCACGCTTTGCCCATGTCTGGTTTGGCATGTTTTATGTCCAAAAATTCATTGTATTCATGGCAACTTCACTCAAGAGTCTCTGCAGTAGCTAATATCATCAGTGAGAGTTTATATTGAATTCAAATATCTTCAAAATATGATGTTAAAACAAGGTGTAAATGGGGTGGGTGGGCTCACCACAGTTACATTCAACAAGTCATTTTGTACGTAGATCAATAAAGTTACGATTTTTCTGTGGATGTTTCCCCCTTGAAAAAAGTACTCAATGCTCCCAAATGACTCAAGTCTGGTTGTGCAAGAGACATCTCTTTACTGacctgcaaacatcatcatgtGCTGGAAGTTGGATCTGATCTTGTTCCTTCTTCCCAGATTGAGGAGGAAAGAGAGCGGGTAGATGTTGGCCGCTCGCCCCAGGAACACAGCCAGCTGGGAAACACCACAGTTAAGGAGGTGCATGCAGATCGGAGGTAAACCGCCCACTTCAGGCGTTTTAGATTTCAGAGAAATAGACACTGTGATGGCAAATACTTCAAGTTGGATGGACAAAAGATACAAAAGCACCGACGATGAACATGGGGTCAAAGACGTGGTTCTGGAAAGTGAAGAGAGTCAGGCCCATGTAGGAGAAGATGAAGTTCTCCGCCAAGAAATTCAGCAGCTCGAAGAGCTGAAACGAAACACAGAATATTACTGGGCATCATAATTCCTGTGTGATCTATTTTCGGGAGTCTTATCTAAGACACCGCTCTCAGCACAACAGCAATATCCGTCAGAGGTCTTCCTGAATAAACAAAAGAGCAGTGTGGCGTTCCAACCTGCTTGGTCCTGTCCTGCGACTCTGGTGACAGGTTATTGAAGGTGTAATGTGCCTGGGTGATTCCACAAAACAGCACAGCCACaacacctgcagacacacacagaggagagagacagcTGAAACTAGGAAGGAACAATCGATAGCTGCCATTTactgcgaccaaatatggagcTCTTTTTTGTCAGCATTAGCTGTGTGTTACCTGTGAAACCACAGGCCTCTGCCAGAAGGAACGTGCTCCAAgacatgaggaagaagagcgcCGTCTCCAGCAGCTGGAAATCTCTCAGCTTGGTGAACTTGGTCACGTAAACACAATGGTTAAGAAGCTTCCTTACGTAGGTTGACACAGAACATAAAAGTAGTCATGCTAAATCATTGTAATAACATCGTAATGACAAATTGTAATAACAATTTGTTAAATTTCTCCTTATAATATTAGAGCACAATGATTCATTTAAAGCTATTATAAAAGGAGATAATCATTCACTAATAAACCACCAGTAATAGCTGTaatttcatcattattttacacgtatttttgtttcttttcagtgATAGAGTCGTAAGATATTTCAATATCAACATACTATTTTCCCCCAAAATCCATCCATTCATACATCATTGTATTTAATTACAACCACTGACCCATTTAAAAGCAAGAAAATTGTAATACCAAAGGCTCATTGTTGTTTGTAAACAATAGCCACCATTGCTTGAGAGGGATTTCTAATTCAAGCGTGAGGCGCGGGGGGGGTTTCACACCAAAAAGCCTCACAAAAATAAAGCCTCTGCAACTCTGAAGCATACACTGACCTCCATTTGAATTTGGTTTCATGAGGCTAGTGTACTTTCTAAAGGAGGCAGACCGATGAACAGATTGACAGAGTGGAGGATATAAGAGCGGTGACGACTCCGGTGGCCACTCCCAGAGAAAAGGAGCCGCTGAAGACTCCGAGGAACATCCCGAATGATTTCAGCAGAGCCATGGCCTCGAAGGTGTGGCTGTTGTCTCCCTCTGGCTGGTACGCTACGATAGAACTGGCAAGAACAACAATCAGATCAGTGACTGGCTTCAAAAGTGACTGAGCTTTTGAAGCGGCTGAAAAGAGGGCAAATATTTGCTGTATCACAACACAGAGCAGATGTTTCTCTCATGATCCAGAGATTCAACATTCAAACTGAGTCAAGAAAGTATGTGAAAAAGTCGATAGTACTGACGTTATCTGCTCCTAACGTTCATGGTTACAAGCGAAAGACATTTATAAATAACAGCGTGTATTTTTTGAGTATCAACAAATCTTCATGTTCCGCCTTAATTTATCGGTTGACACAAGCAAATATGTCCAATGCAAATGATTGTGAATCCATATTTACAGATACGTACGATGACAGAACGACAGCCACGGCATC includes these proteins:
- the slc9a6a gene encoding sodium/hydrogen exchanger 6a; protein product: MGFRLTVSRARRATRTMWLLVLVSCCVGVCVCRASSAPDESSSAMENIVTEKKAEESHRQDSADLLIFILLLTLTILTIWLFKHRRFRFLHETGLAMIYGLLVGVVLRYGIHVPRDVSNVTLSCHVNASPATILVNVSGKFYEYTLKGEISANEVDNVQDNEMLRKVTFDPEVFFNILLPPIIFHAGYSLKRRHFFRNMGSILAYAFLGTVISCFVIGLLMYGCVTLMKHMSQLSGDFFFTDCLFFGAIVSATDPVTVLAIFNELQVDVDLYALLFGESVLNDAVAVVLSSSIVAYQPEGDNSHTFEAMALLKSFGMFLGVFSGSFSLGVATGVVTALVTKFTKLRDFQLLETALFFLMSWSTFLLAEACGFTGVVAVLFCGITQAHYTFNNLSPESQDRTKQLFELLNFLAENFIFSYMGLTLFTFQNHVFDPMFIVGAFLAVFLGRAANIYPLSFLLNLGRRNKIRSNFQHMMMFAGLRGAMTFALSIRDTATYARQMMFTTTLLIVFFTVWFCGGGTTQMLSCQRIRVGVDSDQDNSMSVTEGPERRSTKQESAWLFRIWYNFDHNYLKPILTHSGPPLTATLPPCCGPLARFLTSPQAYENECQLKDDDSDLILTDGDINLTYGDITVSTDASGAHTSSAISFSGANSEDVDKELTYGDHELVMRGTRLVLPMDDSEPPFTDPQQRLRM